The nucleotide sequence TGAAAGCCTGAAAATTCAAAATGGGTCAGTATAATACGTAAAATTGTAATAATGCGTCGTAACATTGGACCTTCATCCAACTTCGTTGCTCCCATGCGCCTGGAAAAAATCAAATTAGCCGGCTTCAAGTCCTTCGCGGACCCCACCGCGCTCGTCTTTCCGGGGCGCTTGATCGGGGTGGTCGGTCCCAACGGCTGCGGCAAGTCCAACATCATCGACGCGGTCCGCTTCGTGATCGGGGAAAGCTCGGCCAAGCACTTGCGCGGCAGCGCCATGGCGGACGTCGTCTTCAACGGTTCGAGCAGCCGCAAACCGGTGGGTTTGGCCGGGATCGAACTGGTCTTCGACAACCACGAAGGACGCCTCGGCGGCGAATACGCCCGCTACGCCCAGATCGCCCTCAAACGCCAGGTCACCCGCGAAGGTCAGTCCCAATATTTCCTCAACGGCTCCCGCTGCCGCCGCCGGGACGTCATGGATGTGCTGTTGGGGACCGGCCTGGGACCGCGCAGCTACGCCATCATCGAACAAGGGATGGTATCGCGCTTCGTCGAGGCCAAACCGGAAGATCTGCGCCTGTTCGTGGAGGAAGCGGCGGGACTCTCCAAATACAAGGAAAGGCGCCGCGAGACCGAACTCAAACTCCAGCACGTCCGCGCCAACCTGGATCGCGTCGAGGATATTCGCGGCGAGCTTCAAGGCCAGGTCAAACGCCTTGCTCGACAAGCCAAGAAAGCGGAGCAATACCGCGAATTGACCCGTTCCATCGAGCAGCGCCAGGCGGAGCTGTTGGCGATCCAATGGCGCCAGGCCGAAACCGAGCATCGCCGCCATCAAGGGGATCTTCAGCGGATGGAAAGCGAGCTGGCCGACCGGGAAAGCGCTCTGGAAGAAGCGGAAACGAGGGTGTCGAAAGCGCGCGGCCGGACTCAAGATTTGACCCAAAACCTGCAATCCCGGCAGGCGAAGCTATACGATCTGAAGGCTGCCATCAGCCAATGCGATCAGAATCTCCGTCACGCCCAAAAAACCCTCCAGGAGCGCGAACGCTCGCTGGATGCCTGGCGCGCCGAATTGGAACGGTCCCAATCGGCCATCGCCGAGACCCGAACCGAATTGGAACACCTGGAGCAGGAGCACCTTCAGGTGCAAGCCGAATGGGAGCAACATCGAAGCGGGGTCGAACAAATCCAAGCCCAGCGGCATGCGGCGAAAAGCCGCCGCCAAGAAGCGCGGCAAGCGTTCGAGCGTCAAGGCGAGAAGTTGAAACACACCGAGTCCGAGACTCAACTCTTGGAAGTGGAAATCCGTCATTTGGAAGGTCACCATAGCCGCAATCGGACGCGTCTCGAACAGCTGGCCGGCGAGCGGCGCCAACTGGAACAGAACCGCGACTCGGATGCAGTCGATGAGCTGGCCCGGCAATTGTCGGAAATTCAGACCCGGCGAGAGGCCCAACAGGAAGCCATCCAAAGCACCAGCCAAACCATCCGCCGCCTGCAAGACGAAAAGCAGGCCGTCGAGCGCCGGATCAAACAATCGGAAAGCGAATCATCCCGCCTGCAAGGCAAGCTCAGCGCCCTGGAAACCCTCCAGCGGTATGCCTTGGGAAAAGACCGCGAACGATTGAACGATTGGCTCAAAGCCCTGGGGCTGCAGGATGCCCCGCGCCTCGCCGAAGCCCTGGAAAGCGAGGCCGATTGGGAACTTGCGGTGGAAACCGCTTTGGCCGAATGGCTGGAATCGGTCTGCCTGGAGGATCTCGCTTCCGTCGCCCAAGCCACCCCCGAGTTGGAAGAAAACGCCGTATTCATTCTGAAGCATCCTTCCTTCCCCGGTTCCGCGCCTGCCGACTCCCTGATGAAAAAAGTCACAAGCCCGGTGAATTTGGCGCCTCTTCTGGAAGGCTTCCGCTGCACGGAATCCCTCGACACGGCGCTGGCTCGGCGGGAAGAATTGGCGACTCACGAACGCTGGATCACGCCCGGCGGGGATCAGGTCGGTCCCTCGTGGCTGCAGCTCCGCCACCGGGGAGAATCCAATCAAGGGGTACTGGAGCGGCAAAAAGCCCTGCGGGAGCTCCGGGGCAGCCTGGATACCCTGGACCGGGAGCGGAGCCGGGACCAGGCCGAAAAAAACCGTGTGAACGAGGCGCTGAGCGAGACCGAACGGGACTTGGAAACGCTTCGCTCCGGGGAACGCGACAGCCACTCCCGACACAGCCGCTTGCAAGCCGAATTGGGCGCCGCCCGGACCCGCCAGAAAGAAATCCAAACCCGCCTAGAACGGCTCGCGCGGGAATATGAGGCAACCGAAAAGGATAACCGGGCGCTGGCCGACAAACTGGCCGAACATCGCCGGGAACTCGCCCGGAAAACCGAAGCCAAAGCGGATCAAGGGGATGCGCTGGGCAAATTGCAGGCCGACTTCAATCGCGCCCACGCCGAATTCGACCGGATCGAAAACGAAGCCCGCCGCCAACTGGACCACCAACACCGGTTGGAGGCCCGCCGGGAAAAGATCGAACACGCCCGAGAACTGCTCCGGCAGCAACTGGCGCGGGCCGAACGACAAGAAAGTCAGCTCCGGGATCGCCTCCGGCACGCCGAAGCCGAGCAAACCGAAGGCAAGGCGCCGATCCAAGCCGCCGAACGCGAACTGGCATCCCTGCTCGAACGCCGCCCCGCGCTGGAACAAGACCTTGCCCGAACCCGCGCCGCGGTGCAGAAAGCCGAGGTCGATTTGCGCGACTCGACCGAGCGGAAGCAACGGGCGGAAGCGCAGCGCGATCAAGCTCGAAGCGCCCTGGAGCAAGCCCGTCTCGCCGCCGAGGCGGCTCGGGTCCGCTGGCAAACCGCACAAAACGAGGTGGCGACCCAAGCCGTCGACCTCGACCGAACCCTGGCATCCTTGCCTCCCTCCGCCGATGTGGCCGGTTGGCGGAAACGCTTGGAACAACTCAAGGCGGATCAAGCCCGCCTGGGCGACGTCAATCTGGCCGCCATCGAGGAACACCGCCAGCATTCGGAGCGTCTGCGCTTTCTCGACAAACAGCACGCCGATCTGGAAAGTTCGGTGGAAATGCTGGAGAAGGCCATCCGCAAAATCGACCGCGAAAGCCGCGCCACCTTTCGCGCTACCTTCGACGCGGTGAACGGGCATTTCCGGGAACGCTTCCCGGCGCTGTTCGGCGGCGGGGAGGCCCGACTGGAGCTGACCGGCGACGACCCCCTCGACGCCGGGGTACGCATCGTGGCCCGGCCGCCGGGCAAACGCAACAGCTCCATCCAGCTGTTGTCCGGCGGAGAGAAAGCGCTGACCGCGGTCGCCCTGGTATTTTCCTTTTTCGAATTGAACCCGGCCCCCGTTTGCTTCCTGGACGAGGTGGACGCACCCCTGGACGAAGCCAACGTGGGGCGCTTCTGCCAACTTCTTAAATCCATGTCGGAACGGGTACAATTCATCTTTGTGACGCATAACAAAGCCACCATGGAAATCGCCGATCAGCTGATCGGCGTCACCATGCGCGAACCGGGGATATCCCGCATCGTCGCCGTGGATCTGAAACAGGCCGCCGAAATGGCGGCCGCGTAAATGGGCCGACCGCAGAACCGACTCGAAGCGCTCCGGAGGAGAATCAAACATGGAGATGGATAAAACCACCTTGAGAATCATTCTGGCAGTCGCCGGGGCGGTGCTGCTGGTTGGAATCTACCTGTGGGACCGCTGGAAAAAGCGGCGCCGGATACCGGACGAAACCTGGGACGAAATGGAATCCGAACCGTCCCATGACGAATTCGAATTGGAAGAAATCGATACCATCTCCATCAATCCGGCGGAAGAAAACGTCCCGGTGGACGCGGACGTCCTGGACGCCGAACAGGCCAGCATGTCGCCCCCCCGGGAAGAACCACGCGAATCGTCCAGCGATTATTCCGGCCGCGACCGCCCCCGCCAAGCCGAAGCCGAGAAACGCCAAACCCGGAGCGAACCCGAAGCGACGGCCAAAGCCGCTCAACGCGCTCCCGAGCCGGCCCCTGCCGAACGGCAAGCGGCGACCCAAGCCGCCAAATTGCCGGACGTCATTCAGGTAAGCGTGGCCGCTCCGCCGGGGCGACCGCTCCAAGGACCGGCACTGGCCAAAGCGTTCGCCGACTTGGGACTCGAATACGGCGACATGGAAATCTTTCACGCCTACCAAGGCGATGAAATTCAATTCAGCGTAGCCAGCCTGGTCAAGCCGGGGACTTTTCCCATCGATGCCATGGACGATTTTCAAACCCGGGGGCTGACGCTGTTCATTCAACCGCCCTTGGTCAAGCGCCCCTCCGAGGCGTTCGAACGGATGATTTCCGCTTGCCACACCCTGGCGCAGCGTTTCGGCGGCAGCGAGTGGGACGACCGTCGACAACCCTTGACCGCGGTTAAAATCTCCCTATGGCGCCGTCAGCTCAAGGGCTCGTGAGCATGTCGCCGCCGGAATCGGCGGCGCAGCGGGTGGAGGCGTTGCGCCGGGAGATCGAGCATCACAATTATCGCTATTACGTCCTCGACCAGCCGGTCGTCTCGGATGCCGAATACGATGCCCTGATGGCCGAACTCAAGGCGCTTGAAACCGGCCATCCCGAATTGATCACCCCCGATTCTCCGACCCAGAGGATCGGGGCGCCCCCCTCGGAAGCCTTCGCCCCCATCCGACATGAAGTGCCCATGCTGTCGCTGGACAATGTTTTCAGCGACACGGAGCTGCTGGATTTCGACCGACGGGTACGCGAGCACTTGGGCGTCGACCGGGCGGAATACACCGCCGAACCCAAACTGGACGGCCTGGCGGTGTCGATTCTCTATCAACACGGCCGTCTCACCCGCGCCGCCACCCGCGGCGACGGCACCACCGGCGAGGACGTCACCGCCAACGTCAAAACCATCCGTTCCATCCCCTTGCGTCTACAGGGGTCGGCCTGGCCCGACCGATTCGAGCTGCGGGGGGAAATCTTCATGCCCATCGAAGGATTCAAACAATTGAACGCCTGGGCCTTGCGTCACGACCAAAAGGTGTTCGCCAACCCCCGCAACGCCGCCGCCGGCAGCCTGCGCCAGCTGGACCCGAAGGTGACCGCGCGGAGGCCGCTGGATTTTTTCTGCTACGGTTGGGGACTATTCCCCGCGGATCGGCTGCCCGAGGCGCAGGCGGAATTGCTGGCCCGGCTCCAGGATTGGGGCTTTCCGGTGTGCCCGGAATTGACGGTGGTAGAAGGGGCCGAGGAATGCCTGGACTATCATCGGTCGATTCTAGCCAAGCGGGAATCTCTGCCCTACGAAACCGACGGCGTCGTCTACAAGGTCAACCGCATCGCCGCCCAACAGCGGCTGGGCTTCACCGCCCGCGCCCCGCGCTGGGCGATCGCCCACAAATTCCCGGCCCACGAGGCCACCACCGAGATTCAAGCCATCGAAGTGCAGGTGGGACGGACCGGCGTCCTCACCCCGGTGGCCAAACTCGAGCCGGTCCAGGTGGGCGGCGTGACCGTGTCCAGCGCTTCCCTGCACAACTACGAGGAAGTGAAACGCAAGGACGCGCGGGTGGGCGATACGGTGATCGTGCGCCGCGCCGGCGACGTCATCCCGGAAGTGGTGACGGTGATTGCCGAGAAACGCCCGGCCGAAACTTCCCCGATCCAACCGCCCGGCCGCTGCCCGATCTGCGGCGCGGAAGTCGTGACCGACCCGGGGGAAACCCTGATCCGCTGCAGCGGGGGACTGTTTTGCCCCGCCCAGCTCAAGGCCGCCATCAAACACTTCGCCTCCCGGCGGGCGATGGACATCGACGGGCTGGGGGATAAATTGATCGACCAGTTGCTGGAAAAAGGCCTGATCGAGGATGTGGCCGATTTGTACGATTTGACCGAGGAGCCAGTGGCGCAATTGGAACGAATGGGCAGCAAATCGGCACGAAATCTGATCCAGGCCCTGGAAAAAAGCAAACAGACCACCCTGCCTCGCTTTTTGTACGCCCTGGGCATCCGCGAGGTGGGGGAAGTCACCGCCCAAACCCTGGCGCAACACTTCCGCGGCCTGGAACCCTTGATAAAGGCCGACCAGGAGACATTGGAGCAGATTGCCAACATCGGTCCGGTGGTGGCCAATCACATCGTCGCCTTCTTTCGCCAGCCGCATAACCGCCAGGTCATCGAGCGGCTGCGGGACGCCGGGATCGAGTGGGAAACACCCGAGGAAAACCATTCCCGTCCGCTGGCCGACAAAACCTTCGTGTTGACCGGCGCGCTGGCCTCCATGACCCGGGATGAGGCCAAAACGCGGATCGAAGCCCTGGGCGGCAAGACTTCCGGCAGCGTCTCCAAAAACACCGACTATTTGATCGTCGGCGAGGACCCCGGCTCCAAGCTGGACAAGGCCCGTCGACTGGAAATTGCCGTCATGAACGAGGAGGCGTTTCTGGCCTTTCTTAATCAGTTCGTAACCCCCTGAACCCACAAGAAAAACTCGTGAACGAGACAGATCCAGACGCGGAAATCGACGATCTACAGACCGAGCTTTGCATTTTACAGAGCCATTTGGAGCGCTTGATCGCGCGCATCCGCCAAAACGATGCCAAATTATGTCAGTTCCAATCCCTGGAAACCCAGCTGCTCTCCCTCAACTCCTTGCGGGAATTGGTGGAGTACGTTCTGGACGACACGCGCACCGTATTCGAACTGGATTGCGTCACCCTGGCCCTGGTGGATCCCAACGGCAAGCTGCAACAATTCATGCAGGAAGACGGTCTCGGCCTCGACAGTTTGAAGGAACTGATCCTTCTGGACTCCGACCGCACCTTGACGCAGCTGTTCGGCAAGGCCTTTCGGCCTTACTTGGGAGCCTTCGATTCCAGACATGGAACACTGTTTCCATACTCATCCCCACCCACCAATATCGCCCTGCTTCCCCTGGTACGCCGGGGAGAACTTCTCGGCGCCTTGAATTTGGGAAGCCATGATCCGGACCGCTTCATTATCGGCATGGCCACCGACTTTCTCGATCGCTTACGTGCGATCTTGTCGATCTGCCTGGAGAATACCCTGAACTTTGAGTTGCTGCGCCGCACCAGCTTCATCGATACCTTGACCGGGGTCAACAACCGCCGCTTTTTCGAACAAAGGCTCGGCGAAGAACTCGGCCTCGCCCAAAGGCGCAATGAACCGATCGCATGCCTGTTTCTGGACATCGATCACTTCAAAACGGTCAACGACACTTACGGCCATCAAACCGGCGATTTGGTGTTGGCGGAGGTCGCCGCGCAAATCCGTTCCCAGCTGCGCAGCAACGACGTACTCGCCCGCTACGGTGGAGAGGAATTCGTCGCCCTGCTGTCTACGGCGGATGAGCGACGAGCGTTGGAGGTGGCGGAACGTATCCGAAAACGCATCGAATCATCCAAAATCGTCGATCATAACGAGCAGCCGATCTCCGTCACCCTGTCCATCGGTGTGTCGGAATATACGCCAACCCCAAGCTCGGCACTGACCGAAACCGACAAACAGCGTTTTTTGGAGCTGGCCGACCAGGCCTTGTATCACGCCAAGCGCGCCGGGAGAAACCGGGTACATAGCGGCGGGGCTTATCCAGCCCTCCATGAAAAGTGGGTGGCGTCCCAATCCTAACGAAAGGCGCCGGGTCCGGCGCCTTTCCAAGCGGAATAACTATGCCCCGCTGTCCGGAGCTTCTTCCGCTTGCTCCGGCGCGGGAGTGGCGGGAACTTCCGATGGTTCTTCCCGGGGCGCCTCTTTAGGCGCTTCCTGAGCTGGGGCCTTCTCCGCTGCCTTGGCGGTCAACAGCTTGATCTCGGCTTTTTGCTTCAGCTCGTCCACGTGCTCCTGAATCATTTGCCGCTTGAGCATCATTTCAATCTGGGGTTTGACTTGCTCGAACGGCGGAGGAGTTTTCTCGCGCGAATCCTCCCTCAAGATCACATGCCAACCGAACTGGGTCTGGACCGGTTCCTCGGAGTACTTGCCGTTTTCCAGCGCGATCACCGCTTCGGAGAAAGGCTCCACCATCCGCTCAGGCACGAACCAACCCAAATCGCCGCCTTTCTTGGCGGAAGGTCCGATCGAATTCTCCTCGGCCAACTTGGCAAAATCCTCGCCCGCCTTCAGGCGTTCAATGATTTTTTTCGCCGCATCTTCCGTCTTGACCAGGACGTGGCGGGCTTTATATTCGCTTTTCTTCATCGCGCCCACCAGTCGGTCGTATTCCGCCTGAAGCTGCTCCTCGGTGATAGGATGCTTGTTCAGGTAATCCTCCACATTCGCCTGGGACAAGACCGCCCGTTGGGTATAACGGATTCTCTCCGCCACTTCCGGTTGCCGAGGAAGCTGATTTTGCAGGGCTTCCTGCTTCAACAACTCCCGGTCGACCAATTCCTCGACCAGTTTGCCTTCCGGCAGATCGGCGCCGGCCCTGGGATTGTTGCGAGTAATTTCGTTTTTGACGTACTCCAACGCCTTGCGACTGATGGGCTGGCCATTGACGATCGCCACCGCCTCTTTTTCATCCACGGGCGCCAGGCTCAGGCCTTCCGAAGCTTTATTGCCGCCGGCGTTACAGCCGGCCAGGATGGCGCAGGACAGGACGGTCAAGGTGAAGGTTTTTTTCATAATTATCATCCTTTGTTTGCAGATTCATCGGGAGTGTATGCCTGGATGCTGAGCGCATGAATTTCGCTCTGCATCAGGTCGGAGAGCGCCTGATAGACCATCTGGTGGCGTTGGACCAAGTTTTTGCCGGCGAACGCGTCGGAAACGATGGTCAGATAAAAATGTCCCGCCCCACCCGCCTGGGCATGGCCGGCGTGGGCGGCGCTGGCATCCATCAACTCCATATGGGTAGGAGACAAGGTTTGGCGAAGGCGCTCTTCGATCATTTGAACTCGATCACTCATTGGGGAAACACCTGTAAAAATGGTTTAACTGTCACGCGGGCATAGACTCCCGCTTTCAGGTAAGGGTCCGCATCCGCCCAAAAGCGGGCATCCTCGAGACTGGGAAACTCGGCTACGATCAAGCTGCCGCTGAAACCGGCCGCCGCCGGATCGGGACTGTCGATGGCGGGATGGGGGCCGGCGAGGATCAAGCGCCCTTCCGCTTGAAGGGCCTCCAAACGCTGAAGGTGGGCCGGCCGCTGCTCCTTGCGCAGCGGCAGACTGCCGGGGGCATCCTCGGCGATAATCGCATACAGCACGATTACTCCTTATTGGATTCGGGCTCGGGCAGATAACGGGCCAAAAAAACCGCCTGCAGCAGCACGAAGCCGACGGTCAGACCCAACATACCGAACAATTTGAAATTGACCCAGGTGTCGGTATCGAAGGTATAGACTACGAATAAATTGACCGCCCCGAGAAACAGAAAAAACAACGCCCAACTGAGGTTGAGACGGTACCAAACCAGCTGGGGAAGATCCACGTTAGCGGCCATCATCCGCTGAATGAAAGGTTTCTTTCCGATGAACTGGCTGGCCAAAAACGCCACTCCGAACAACCAGTTGATCACGGTGGGCTTCCATTTGATGAATTCCTCATCGTGGAAATATAAGGTCGCACCGCCGAATACCACGATCAACCCCAAGGTGATCAGGTGCATGTTTTCCACCCGCCGGTGGCGCAACCACATATAGCCCACTTGCACGAAGGTCGCCGCAATCGCCACCCCGGTGGCGACATAAATGCCTTCGAGCTTATAAGCGGCAAAAAACAGAATGATGGGGAAAAAATCGAATAATAATTTCATAAATTGTCACACATATGCGTCCACAGCGTACCACAGTTGGGGCGCCGTCTCGTCCGGGAGGGACTGAGCGTTCAAATAGGCCAGCAAGGCCCGTCGGGTACGAAGATCCAAGGTGTCCTCC is from Methylohalobius crimeensis 10Ki and encodes:
- a CDS encoding YciI family protein; amino-acid sequence: MLYAIIAEDAPGSLPLRKEQRPAHLQRLEALQAEGRLILAGPHPAIDSPDPAAAGFSGSLIVAEFPSLEDARFWADADPYLKAGVYARVTVKPFLQVFPQ
- the smc gene encoding chromosome segregation protein SMC; protein product: MRLEKIKLAGFKSFADPTALVFPGRLIGVVGPNGCGKSNIIDAVRFVIGESSAKHLRGSAMADVVFNGSSSRKPVGLAGIELVFDNHEGRLGGEYARYAQIALKRQVTREGQSQYFLNGSRCRRRDVMDVLLGTGLGPRSYAIIEQGMVSRFVEAKPEDLRLFVEEAAGLSKYKERRRETELKLQHVRANLDRVEDIRGELQGQVKRLARQAKKAEQYRELTRSIEQRQAELLAIQWRQAETEHRRHQGDLQRMESELADRESALEEAETRVSKARGRTQDLTQNLQSRQAKLYDLKAAISQCDQNLRHAQKTLQERERSLDAWRAELERSQSAIAETRTELEHLEQEHLQVQAEWEQHRSGVEQIQAQRHAAKSRRQEARQAFERQGEKLKHTESETQLLEVEIRHLEGHHSRNRTRLEQLAGERRQLEQNRDSDAVDELARQLSEIQTRREAQQEAIQSTSQTIRRLQDEKQAVERRIKQSESESSRLQGKLSALETLQRYALGKDRERLNDWLKALGLQDAPRLAEALESEADWELAVETALAEWLESVCLEDLASVAQATPELEENAVFILKHPSFPGSAPADSLMKKVTSPVNLAPLLEGFRCTESLDTALARREELATHERWITPGGDQVGPSWLQLRHRGESNQGVLERQKALRELRGSLDTLDRERSRDQAEKNRVNEALSETERDLETLRSGERDSHSRHSRLQAELGAARTRQKEIQTRLERLAREYEATEKDNRALADKLAEHRRELARKTEAKADQGDALGKLQADFNRAHAEFDRIENEARRQLDHQHRLEARREKIEHARELLRQQLARAERQESQLRDRLRHAEAEQTEGKAPIQAAERELASLLERRPALEQDLARTRAAVQKAEVDLRDSTERKQRAEAQRDQARSALEQARLAAEAARVRWQTAQNEVATQAVDLDRTLASLPPSADVAGWRKRLEQLKADQARLGDVNLAAIEEHRQHSERLRFLDKQHADLESSVEMLEKAIRKIDRESRATFRATFDAVNGHFRERFPALFGGGEARLELTGDDPLDAGVRIVARPPGKRNSSIQLLSGGEKALTAVALVFSFFELNPAPVCFLDEVDAPLDEANVGRFCQLLKSMSERVQFIFVTHNKATMEIADQLIGVTMREPGISRIVAVDLKQAAEMAAA
- a CDS encoding BolA family protein is translated as MSDRVQMIEERLRQTLSPTHMELMDASAAHAGHAQAGGAGHFYLTIVSDAFAGKNLVQRHQMVYQALSDLMQSEIHALSIQAYTPDESANKG
- the zipA gene encoding cell division protein ZipA → MEMDKTTLRIILAVAGAVLLVGIYLWDRWKKRRRIPDETWDEMESEPSHDEFELEEIDTISINPAEENVPVDADVLDAEQASMSPPREEPRESSSDYSGRDRPRQAEAEKRQTRSEPEATAKAAQRAPEPAPAERQAATQAAKLPDVIQVSVAAPPGRPLQGPALAKAFADLGLEYGDMEIFHAYQGDEIQFSVASLVKPGTFPIDAMDDFQTRGLTLFIQPPLVKRPSEAFERMISACHTLAQRFGGSEWDDRRQPLTAVKISLWRRQLKGS
- a CDS encoding peptidylprolyl isomerase — encoded protein: MKKTFTLTVLSCAILAGCNAGGNKASEGLSLAPVDEKEAVAIVNGQPISRKALEYVKNEITRNNPRAGADLPEGKLVEELVDRELLKQEALQNQLPRQPEVAERIRYTQRAVLSQANVEDYLNKHPITEEQLQAEYDRLVGAMKKSEYKARHVLVKTEDAAKKIIERLKAGEDFAKLAEENSIGPSAKKGGDLGWFVPERMVEPFSEAVIALENGKYSEEPVQTQFGWHVILREDSREKTPPPFEQVKPQIEMMLKRQMIQEHVDELKQKAEIKLLTAKAAEKAPAQEAPKEAPREEPSEVPATPAPEQAEEAPDSGA
- the ligA gene encoding NAD-dependent DNA ligase LigA; protein product: MAPSAQGLVSMSPPESAAQRVEALRREIEHHNYRYYVLDQPVVSDAEYDALMAELKALETGHPELITPDSPTQRIGAPPSEAFAPIRHEVPMLSLDNVFSDTELLDFDRRVREHLGVDRAEYTAEPKLDGLAVSILYQHGRLTRAATRGDGTTGEDVTANVKTIRSIPLRLQGSAWPDRFELRGEIFMPIEGFKQLNAWALRHDQKVFANPRNAAAGSLRQLDPKVTARRPLDFFCYGWGLFPADRLPEAQAELLARLQDWGFPVCPELTVVEGAEECLDYHRSILAKRESLPYETDGVVYKVNRIAAQQRLGFTARAPRWAIAHKFPAHEATTEIQAIEVQVGRTGVLTPVAKLEPVQVGGVTVSSASLHNYEEVKRKDARVGDTVIVRRAGDVIPEVVTVIAEKRPAETSPIQPPGRCPICGAEVVTDPGETLIRCSGGLFCPAQLKAAIKHFASRRAMDIDGLGDKLIDQLLEKGLIEDVADLYDLTEEPVAQLERMGSKSARNLIQALEKSKQTTLPRFLYALGIREVGEVTAQTLAQHFRGLEPLIKADQETLEQIANIGPVVANHIVAFFRQPHNRQVIERLRDAGIEWETPEENHSRPLADKTFVLTGALASMTRDEAKTRIEALGGKTSGSVSKNTDYLIVGEDPGSKLDKARRLEIAVMNEEAFLAFLNQFVTP
- a CDS encoding GGDEF domain-containing protein, coding for MNETDPDAEIDDLQTELCILQSHLERLIARIRQNDAKLCQFQSLETQLLSLNSLRELVEYVLDDTRTVFELDCVTLALVDPNGKLQQFMQEDGLGLDSLKELILLDSDRTLTQLFGKAFRPYLGAFDSRHGTLFPYSSPPTNIALLPLVRRGELLGALNLGSHDPDRFIIGMATDFLDRLRAILSICLENTLNFELLRRTSFIDTLTGVNNRRFFEQRLGEELGLAQRRNEPIACLFLDIDHFKTVNDTYGHQTGDLVLAEVAAQIRSQLRSNDVLARYGGEEFVALLSTADERRALEVAERIRKRIESSKIVDHNEQPISVTLSIGVSEYTPTPSSALTETDKQRFLELADQALYHAKRAGRNRVHSGGAYPALHEKWVASQS
- a CDS encoding septation protein A, with translation MKLLFDFFPIILFFAAYKLEGIYVATGVAIAATFVQVGYMWLRHRRVENMHLITLGLIVVFGGATLYFHDEEFIKWKPTVINWLFGVAFLASQFIGKKPFIQRMMAANVDLPQLVWYRLNLSWALFFLFLGAVNLFVVYTFDTDTWVNFKLFGMLGLTVGFVLLQAVFLARYLPEPESNKE